The Phaseolus vulgaris cultivar G19833 unplaced genomic scaffold, P. vulgaris v2.0 scaffold_16, whole genome shotgun sequence genome includes a region encoding these proteins:
- the LOC137817107 gene encoding plasmodesmata-located protein 2-like has protein sequence MGLPLKCLFLLLFLILSSKLAESASDYTTLVYKGCSKEPFTDPNGVYSQALSALFGSLVSQSTKTKFFKATAGSGQTSMTGLFQCRGDLSNSDCYNCVSKLPVLSDKLCGKTIAARVQLLGCYMLYEVAGFAQISGMQILFKTCGATNAAGRGFEERRDTAFSVMENGVVSGHGFYATSYQFLYVMGQCEGDVGDSDCGECIKSAVQRAEVECGSSISGQVYLHKCFISYSYYPNGVPGKHSSSAASSSSNSFSSSSSGQNAGKTVAIILGGAAGVAFVVICLLFARSLKKKHDDY, from the exons ATGGGTCTTCCTTTAAAGTGTCTGTTTCTTCTTTTGTTCCTGATTTTGTCCTCAAAACTTGCCGAATCTGCTTCTGATTACACCACCTTGGTCTACAAGGGCTGCTCAAAGGAACCATTCACAGATCCAAATGGTGTATACTCGCAAGCCCTTTCAGCACTGTTTGGCTCATTGGTCTCACAATCCACTAAAACCAAGTTCTTTAAGGCCACCGCCGGGAGTGGCCAAACCTCCATGACTGGGCTCTTCCAATGCAGAGGGGACCTCTCCAACTCTGATTGCTATAACTGTGTAAGCAAACTCCCAGTCTTGTCTGACAAATTGTGTGGCAAAACCATAGCTGCTAGAGTCCAGCTCCTAGGTTGCTACATGCTGTACGAGGTTGCTGGGTTTGCACAAATCTCGGGAATGCAAATTCTGTTCAAGACTTGTGGGGCAACCAATGCTGCTGGAAGAGGGTTTGAGGAGAGGAGGGACACTGCTTTCTCTGTGATGGAAAATGGGGTGGTGAGTGGTCATGGCTTCTATGCAACCAGTTACCAGTTTTTGTATGTGATGGGACAGTGTGAAGGAGATGTTGGTGATTCTGATTGTGGGGAGTGTATCAAAAGTGCTGTACAGAGGGCTGAGGTAGAATGTGGCAGTTCCATTTCAGGCCAGGTCTATTTGCACAAGTGCTTCATTAGTTATAGTTATTATCCTAATGGGGTTCCAGGAAAACACTCTTCATCTGCAGCTTCATCATCCTCTAATTCCTTCTCCTCGTCTTCTTCTG GGCAAAATGCAGGGAAGACTGTGGCTATAATATTAGGAGGGGCAGCTGGGGTGGCATTTGTGGTTatatgtttgttgtttgctagGAGTTTGAAGAAGAAACATGATG ATTATTGA